In one Vulgatibacter incomptus genomic region, the following are encoded:
- the gspE gene encoding type II secretion system ATPase GspE, with protein sequence MASEAQPQIDDTGRGPVSLCGRPLGEILRETAGLDRRKLEEALSRQAESGGRLGEILVGMKAVSEEQVLRSLALQLDLPFAEKIVERDLDIELVKRIPINFAKQFKVIPLARRDGAIEVAVADPLDTTALDQARLTLQGAISPVVATPQTIVDAINSVFEKLSHEADALGGNLDSEENDALAQEVEEAPDLIDSGDDEAPIIRLVNWLLKRAVKERASDIHIEPFEKELVVRYRVDGVLKEVIKPPKRFQKAITSRIKIMGQLNIAETRLPQDGRIRIKIAGKEIDIRLSTVPTAWGESSVMRLLDKSNVLLNLEDIGFERDQLDVIDQLINRSHGIVLVTGPTGSGKTTTLYAALNKINQPDLKILTAEDPVEYQMKGVNQVAVQAKIGLTFASALRSFLRQDPDVILVGEIRDLETAEIAIQASLTGHLVLSTIHTNDAPSAITRLADMGVEPFLVASSLMGALAQRLVRTLCKHCKEPYAPTEEELAEVGITPAIMKKHGTGVLMRAKGCHECNNLGYRGRTGIYELMLIDDEIRQMILKNVDSNTVKKHAISAGMMPLRDHGAVKVARGVTSAAEVLRVVQDDVVL encoded by the coding sequence ATGGCGAGCGAAGCACAGCCACAGATCGACGACACCGGTCGCGGGCCCGTCTCCCTCTGCGGGAGGCCCCTCGGAGAGATCCTCCGCGAGACCGCGGGCCTCGACCGGCGCAAGCTCGAGGAAGCGCTCTCCCGGCAGGCGGAGTCCGGCGGGCGGCTGGGCGAGATCCTCGTGGGGATGAAGGCCGTGAGCGAGGAGCAGGTCCTTCGCTCGCTGGCCCTCCAGCTCGACCTCCCCTTCGCGGAGAAGATCGTCGAGAGGGACCTCGACATCGAGCTCGTCAAGCGGATCCCGATCAACTTCGCCAAGCAGTTCAAGGTGATCCCGCTCGCCCGCCGCGACGGCGCCATCGAGGTCGCGGTCGCGGATCCCCTCGACACCACCGCCCTCGATCAGGCGCGGCTCACGCTCCAGGGCGCGATCTCGCCCGTGGTGGCGACGCCGCAGACCATCGTGGACGCCATCAACTCGGTGTTCGAGAAGCTCTCACACGAGGCCGACGCCCTCGGAGGGAACCTCGACTCCGAGGAGAACGACGCCCTCGCCCAGGAGGTGGAGGAGGCCCCCGACCTCATCGACTCCGGGGACGACGAGGCGCCGATCATCCGCCTGGTGAACTGGCTGCTGAAGCGCGCCGTGAAGGAGCGGGCCAGCGACATCCACATCGAGCCCTTCGAAAAGGAGCTCGTGGTGCGCTACCGCGTCGACGGCGTGCTCAAGGAGGTGATCAAGCCTCCGAAGCGCTTCCAGAAGGCGATCACCTCCCGAATCAAGATCATGGGGCAGCTCAACATCGCCGAGACCCGCCTGCCCCAGGACGGTCGCATCCGGATCAAGATCGCCGGCAAGGAGATCGACATCCGTCTCTCCACCGTGCCCACCGCATGGGGCGAGAGCTCGGTGATGCGTCTGCTCGACAAGAGCAACGTGCTCCTGAACCTCGAGGACATCGGCTTCGAGCGCGATCAGCTCGACGTGATCGACCAGCTCATCAACCGCTCCCACGGGATCGTGCTGGTCACGGGCCCCACGGGCTCCGGCAAGACGACCACGCTCTACGCCGCCCTCAACAAGATCAACCAGCCCGACCTCAAGATCCTCACCGCCGAGGATCCGGTCGAGTACCAGATGAAGGGCGTGAACCAGGTCGCGGTGCAGGCCAAGATCGGCCTCACCTTCGCCTCGGCGCTGCGCTCCTTCCTCCGCCAGGATCCCGACGTGATCCTCGTCGGCGAGATCCGAGACCTGGAGACGGCGGAGATCGCCATCCAGGCCTCGCTCACCGGTCACCTGGTGCTCTCCACCATCCACACCAACGACGCGCCGAGCGCGATCACGCGTCTCGCGGACATGGGCGTGGAGCCCTTCCTCGTGGCCTCGTCGCTGATGGGCGCCCTCGCCCAGCGCCTCGTCCGCACCCTCTGCAAGCACTGCAAGGAGCCGTACGCTCCCACCGAAGAGGAGCTCGCCGAGGTGGGGATCACCCCGGCGATCATGAAGAAGCACGGCACGGGCGTGCTCATGCGCGCCAAGGGATGCCACGAGTGCAACAACCTCGGATACAGGGGCCGGACCGGTATCTACGAGCTGATGCTCATCGACGACGAGATCCGGCAGATGATCCTCAAAAACGTCGACTCCAACACCGTGAAGAAGCACGCCATCTCGGCCGGCATGATGCCGCTCCGCGACCACGGCGCGGTCAAGGTGGCCCGCGGCGTGACCAGCGCCGCCGAAGTCCTCCGCGTCGTCCAGGACGACGTCGTCCTCTAG
- the gspF gene encoding type II secretion system inner membrane protein GspF, translating to MPVFEFKGYSDAGKAITGVRDAENAKVLRAVLRKDGIFLTEVTAERAAAGKVAAVGTAKNLKLKQLLVGRIKTDDIAILTRQLATLLGAGIPLVEALIALIDQVEQERLKTIVTQVKERVNEGASLADALSEHPKAFSNLYVNMVRSGEHSGALDVVLTRLADFTEGQARLRSKIMGTMMYPAIMMLIGLVIVVILLTVVVPKIAKMFEDMQATLPLITRILIGAANFATQFWWVLLLLAVIAAWAFVKWKATEKGTAKFDAILLKLPVFGPLIRMLAIARFSRTLSTLLKSGVPLLTAMGIVKALVTNTVLSGVIEDARTSIREGESIAGPLKRSGQFPPIVYHMISIGERSGQLEEMLANVAVSYDAQVETRIGALTSLLEPVMIVMMGGVVAFIVFSILMPILQMNTLVH from the coding sequence GTGCCGGTCTTCGAATTCAAGGGCTACAGCGACGCCGGGAAGGCGATCACGGGGGTTCGGGACGCCGAGAACGCCAAGGTCCTGCGCGCGGTCCTGCGCAAGGACGGGATCTTCCTCACGGAGGTCACCGCCGAGCGCGCGGCGGCGGGCAAGGTCGCGGCCGTCGGCACGGCGAAGAACCTCAAGCTCAAGCAGCTCCTCGTCGGCCGGATCAAGACCGACGACATCGCGATCCTCACGCGGCAGCTCGCCACCCTCCTCGGCGCCGGCATCCCGCTGGTGGAGGCGCTGATCGCGCTGATCGATCAGGTGGAGCAGGAGCGCCTCAAGACCATCGTCACCCAGGTGAAGGAGCGGGTGAACGAGGGTGCCTCCCTCGCCGACGCCCTCTCCGAGCACCCCAAGGCCTTCTCGAACCTCTACGTGAACATGGTCCGGTCGGGCGAGCACTCGGGCGCCCTCGACGTGGTGCTCACCCGCCTCGCCGACTTCACCGAGGGCCAGGCTCGCCTGCGCTCCAAGATCATGGGCACGATGATGTACCCGGCGATCATGATGCTGATCGGCCTGGTGATCGTGGTGATCCTGCTCACGGTGGTGGTCCCGAAGATCGCCAAGATGTTCGAGGACATGCAGGCGACCCTGCCGCTGATCACGCGGATCCTGATCGGCGCGGCGAACTTCGCCACCCAGTTCTGGTGGGTGCTGCTCCTCCTGGCGGTGATCGCTGCTTGGGCCTTCGTGAAGTGGAAGGCCACCGAGAAGGGCACGGCGAAGTTCGACGCGATCCTGCTGAAGCTCCCCGTCTTCGGGCCGCTCATCCGGATGCTGGCGATCGCGCGCTTCTCCCGCACCCTCTCCACGCTCCTCAAGAGCGGCGTGCCCCTGCTCACGGCGATGGGGATCGTGAAGGCCCTCGTCACGAACACCGTGCTCTCCGGCGTGATCGAGGACGCGCGCACGTCGATCCGCGAGGGCGAGTCGATCGCGGGGCCGCTCAAGCGTAGCGGCCAGTTCCCGCCGATCGTCTACCACATGATCTCGATCGGGGAGCGCTCCGGTCAGCTCGAGGAGATGCTCGCGAACGTCGCCGTCTCCTACGACGCGCAGGTCGAGACCCGAATCGGCGCGCTCACGAGCCTGCTGGAGCCCGTGATGATCGTGATGATGGGCGGCGTGGTCGCCTTCATCGTCTTCTCGATCCTCATGCCGATCCTGCAGATGAACACGCTGGTCCACTGA
- a CDS encoding type II secretion system protein GspG encodes MNRYLRKLASARSARGMTLIEIMVVVFILGLIATVIAVNVGGVSDSAKVETAKLDIKGFEQALDLYMLRKGSYPSTGEGLSKLYSEGILKGSLKKDPWGKDYVYLYPGQKNPKGFDIYSYGSSGNGQETLITGSN; translated from the coding sequence ATGAACCGCTATCTTCGCAAGCTCGCCTCGGCCCGCAGCGCCCGGGGCATGACCCTGATCGAGATCATGGTCGTGGTCTTCATCCTCGGCCTCATCGCCACGGTGATCGCCGTGAACGTGGGCGGGGTCTCGGACAGCGCCAAGGTCGAGACCGCGAAGCTGGACATCAAGGGCTTCGAGCAGGCCCTCGATCTCTACATGCTCCGCAAGGGCAGCTATCCCAGCACGGGCGAGGGCCTGTCCAAGCTCTACTCCGAGGGGATCCTCAAGGGCTCGCTCAAGAAGGATCCCTGGGGCAAGGACTACGTCTACCTCTACCCCGGGCAGAAGAACCCCAAGGGCTTCGACATCTACTCCTACGGCTCCAGCGGCAACGGCCAGGAGACGCTGATCACGGGATCGAACTGA
- a CDS encoding pilus assembly FimT family protein — translation MAHRPASAAPSHSSRERGFTLLELLVVIGVVVALGMAVIPSIEAVMGVKTREEVGKLAGSIRAMYGEAALSGRTCRLVFDLDETLWWPECGAGRVRVSQREESSRGARVEEKAKDKWTTEEEKEAMAEVEAKRAFAPYESGSLAPNRRLPEGTTFESVWTQHQTEPYTKGKAYLYFFPQGQTERAYLHVGDGRDTYTIIVNPMTGRTKVVGEKVPVPDREMRK, via the coding sequence TTGGCCCACCGCCCCGCCAGCGCCGCCCCCTCCCACAGCTCTCGTGAGCGGGGATTTACCCTCCTCGAGCTCCTCGTGGTGATCGGGGTCGTGGTGGCGCTCGGCATGGCGGTGATCCCCTCGATCGAGGCGGTGATGGGCGTGAAGACGCGGGAGGAGGTGGGCAAGCTCGCCGGCTCCATCCGCGCCATGTACGGGGAGGCGGCGCTGTCGGGCCGCACCTGCCGCCTGGTCTTCGATCTCGACGAGACGCTCTGGTGGCCTGAGTGCGGCGCAGGCCGCGTGCGGGTGAGCCAGCGGGAGGAGAGCTCGAGGGGCGCGCGGGTCGAGGAGAAGGCGAAGGACAAGTGGACGACGGAGGAGGAGAAGGAGGCGATGGCGGAGGTCGAGGCGAAGCGGGCGTTCGCCCCCTACGAGAGCGGCTCCCTCGCGCCGAACCGCCGCCTGCCGGAGGGGACCACCTTCGAGTCCGTCTGGACCCAGCACCAGACCGAGCCCTACACAAAGGGTAAGGCGTACCTGTACTTCTTTCCCCAGGGACAGACGGAGCGCGCGTACCTCCACGTGGGCGACGGCCGGGACACCTACACGATCATCGTCAACCCCATGACCGGCAGGACCAAGGTGGTGGGAGAGAAGGTGCCCGTGCCGGATCGGGAGATGCGCAAATGA
- a CDS encoding prepilin-type N-terminal cleavage/methylation domain-containing protein — protein sequence MKTRGFTLLEVMVALAILALALTAIVGINGNAIRAHGFSKRVTVATMLARSKMADIESKFTAEGFTSEFDQKMEGTFSDEGWSDFRWEAEIVKPEIDAKIASNLVETVGTQLAGQLGGDKDPNTPPGLTTPTLDPGSITSMMGPLIQTQVNTLVETMKKSVREVRLKVMWKEGGSEDSVDVVTHMVVLAPGDGKGQE from the coding sequence ATGAAGACGCGCGGCTTCACGCTCCTCGAGGTGATGGTCGCGCTCGCGATCCTCGCCCTCGCCCTTACGGCGATCGTGGGGATCAACGGCAACGCGATCCGCGCCCACGGTTTCTCCAAGCGGGTCACGGTGGCCACGATGCTCGCCCGCTCGAAGATGGCGGACATCGAGTCGAAGTTCACCGCCGAGGGTTTCACCTCGGAGTTCGACCAGAAGATGGAGGGCACGTTCTCCGACGAGGGCTGGAGCGACTTCCGCTGGGAGGCGGAGATCGTGAAGCCGGAGATCGACGCCAAGATCGCGTCGAACCTCGTGGAGACGGTGGGGACACAGCTCGCCGGACAGCTCGGTGGCGACAAGGATCCGAACACTCCCCCAGGCCTGACAACGCCCACGCTCGATCCGGGATCCATCACCTCGATGATGGGCCCGTTGATCCAGACCCAGGTGAACACCCTGGTCGAGACGATGAAGAAGTCGGTGCGCGAGGTCCGGCTGAAGGTGATGTGGAAGGAAGGCGGGTCCGAGGACTCGGTGGACGTGGTCACGCACATGGTCGTGCTCGCTCCAGGCGACGGAAAGGGGCAGGAGTGA
- a CDS encoding type II secretion system protein GspJ, giving the protein MKRGFTLLEVMIALAIVTVLAALVYGSFNPTYQAKMLVEEQAERYHGLRLAMGRMARELSMAYVSDRYDSNQLRERPTQFVANHSSNRDKLRFTTFAHERLYEDVKESDQALVEYRVDRDPEDPRKNALIRREKTVIDERPADGGAETVLATDIDGLNFEFWDVKKKEWVTDWDTTEQAYSNRLPERVRITIHAKGDDGKERKYVSQTMIQLRVPLGKG; this is encoded by the coding sequence GTGAAGCGCGGATTCACCCTCCTCGAGGTGATGATCGCGCTGGCGATCGTCACAGTGCTGGCGGCCCTGGTCTACGGCTCCTTCAACCCCACGTACCAGGCCAAGATGCTGGTCGAGGAGCAGGCCGAGCGCTACCACGGGCTGCGGCTCGCGATGGGCCGCATGGCCCGGGAGCTCTCCATGGCCTACGTCTCGGATCGCTACGACTCGAACCAGCTCCGGGAGCGACCCACGCAGTTCGTGGCGAACCACTCGAGCAACCGCGACAAGCTGCGCTTCACCACCTTCGCCCACGAACGGCTCTACGAGGACGTGAAGGAGAGCGACCAGGCGCTCGTCGAGTACCGGGTGGATCGCGATCCGGAGGACCCGCGGAAGAACGCGCTGATCCGCCGGGAGAAGACGGTGATCGACGAACGCCCGGCGGATGGGGGCGCGGAGACGGTGCTCGCGACCGACATAGACGGGCTGAACTTCGAGTTCTGGGATGTGAAGAAGAAGGAGTGGGTCACCGATTGGGACACGACCGAGCAGGCGTATTCGAACCGCCTGCCGGAGCGGGTGCGGATCACGATCCACGCCAAGGGAGACGACGGCAAGGAGCGCAAGTACGTCTCGCAGACGATGATCCAGCTCCGGGTCCCGCTGGGTAAAGGATGA
- a CDS encoding type II secretion system protein GspK yields the protein MPQIPKLRIWEMLPVDSEAINAFVDATAGAPSTDLPPPSGIPGPGEAVPAAGLQTFGSYTGSFTAQIKDEESKINVNKLNNLGAAASATGLALLGLLNDPRWNFLFERENSLRERISREDMVIRLRDWITSGNTSSTLNPTTPMNLFGQGFGDKEGMYTRYTPRYKPKNALFDSLEEVYLVAGVTDAFMAAFGDRLTVFPDVNAKLNVNTDDQLQLLMCITLAAANPNDPALSNPLVIEMIKLQIQMVRPLPILAMSVEQFVAILEANGIAVRPEIKHNPKQNEFLDDSSGTFRIQATGQVGNVTKTLVTVVRSDEGLGRVLYYREE from the coding sequence ATGCCGCAGATACCGAAGCTCCGCATCTGGGAGATGCTCCCCGTGGACTCGGAGGCGATCAACGCCTTCGTCGACGCCACGGCCGGCGCCCCTTCGACAGACCTCCCGCCGCCGTCCGGGATCCCCGGGCCGGGAGAGGCGGTGCCCGCCGCGGGGCTTCAGACCTTCGGGAGCTACACGGGGAGCTTCACCGCCCAGATCAAGGACGAAGAGTCCAAGATCAACGTGAACAAGCTGAACAACCTCGGGGCCGCAGCCTCCGCTACGGGGCTGGCGCTCCTGGGCCTCCTGAACGATCCGCGCTGGAACTTCCTCTTCGAGCGGGAGAACTCCCTCCGCGAGCGCATCTCCCGAGAGGACATGGTGATCCGCCTCCGGGACTGGATCACCTCGGGCAACACGTCGTCGACCCTCAACCCGACCACCCCCATGAATCTCTTCGGCCAGGGCTTCGGCGACAAGGAGGGCATGTACACGCGCTACACTCCCCGTTACAAGCCCAAGAACGCCCTCTTCGACTCCCTCGAAGAGGTGTACCTGGTGGCCGGGGTCACCGACGCCTTCATGGCGGCCTTCGGCGACAGGCTCACGGTCTTCCCCGACGTCAACGCGAAGCTGAACGTCAACACGGACGATCAGCTCCAGCTCCTCATGTGCATCACGTTGGCCGCGGCCAATCCGAACGATCCGGCGCTGAGCAACCCCCTCGTGATCGAGATGATCAAGCTGCAGATCCAGATGGTGCGGCCGCTCCCGATCCTGGCGATGAGCGTGGAGCAGTTCGTCGCCATCCTCGAGGCCAACGGGATCGCGGTCCGGCCCGAGATCAAGCACAACCCGAAGCAGAACGAATTCCTCGACGATTCCAGCGGGACTTTTCGAATCCAGGCGACGGGGCAGGTCGGTAACGTGACCAAGACCCTCGTCACCGTAGTGCGGTCCGACGAGGGGCTCGGACGCGTGCTCTATTACAGGGAGGAGTAG
- the pilM gene encoding type IV pilus biogenesis protein PilM: MAQKIIGLDLGTDTLRAVVLEAGLRGYAVTAHAVVPLDPPAPASPEAELDPASTAEPANEDARDDRLARAVAELAGRLGGLRADVVAVALPGGQATTPIVTLPFVDQKKIDATLGFEVENLLPFDLDEVIYDYQPVSQREGKTELLVGVARIDEVRALVDTLREAGVDPRVVTLPSLANLALLGELASLGSLPADQAEGLVDFGRERTILSIVRGAAGDRQLPGLVYVRSMGGAGEGRMAAAIRELRQSLFSAQARGRLPLRRLFLVGELAAQEGLAERLSSELGVPVERLASLPGEGAQTIPPELHGPLAQAFGLALRGHARGGRLLNLRKGELAFRGDLDYLKGKVSRLAAFAAVLLLLAGASLWMRIHILTNEEEALDRALCNHTQRVLGSCETDFNVALSKLQGGGTSASKIPTASALEVFAEAASRAPTEISLRIDEVDATLDMVRLRGSVDSFDAVDQVVAELRKSRCIGDVKPGRIQKNREEKIEFTLDALYVCGQNADKAG, translated from the coding sequence TTGGCGCAGAAGATCATCGGCCTCGATCTGGGGACGGACACGCTCAGGGCAGTGGTCCTGGAGGCGGGCCTCCGCGGCTACGCGGTGACCGCGCACGCCGTCGTGCCCCTCGATCCGCCCGCCCCGGCCAGCCCCGAGGCGGAGCTGGATCCGGCCTCGACGGCGGAGCCCGCGAATGAGGACGCCCGCGACGACCGCCTCGCCCGGGCGGTGGCGGAGCTCGCCGGCCGCCTCGGCGGCCTGCGCGCCGACGTGGTGGCCGTGGCGCTTCCCGGCGGCCAGGCCACCACCCCGATCGTCACCCTCCCCTTCGTCGACCAGAAGAAGATCGACGCGACGCTGGGCTTCGAGGTGGAGAACCTCCTCCCCTTCGACCTGGACGAGGTGATCTACGACTACCAGCCCGTGTCGCAGCGGGAGGGAAAGACCGAGCTCCTCGTTGGCGTGGCCCGCATCGACGAGGTCCGCGCGCTCGTCGACACGCTGCGTGAAGCCGGAGTCGACCCCAGGGTCGTGACCCTCCCGAGCCTCGCGAACCTCGCGCTCCTCGGTGAGCTCGCCTCCCTCGGGAGCCTCCCCGCCGACCAGGCGGAAGGGCTCGTCGACTTCGGCCGGGAGCGCACGATCCTCTCGATCGTCCGGGGCGCCGCCGGGGACCGCCAGCTGCCTGGTCTCGTCTACGTCCGCTCGATGGGCGGCGCCGGCGAAGGCAGGATGGCGGCGGCGATCCGCGAGCTCCGCCAGTCGCTCTTCTCGGCCCAGGCCCGCGGCCGGCTGCCGCTGCGCCGCCTCTTCCTCGTGGGCGAGCTCGCGGCCCAGGAGGGCCTCGCCGAGCGCCTCTCGAGCGAGCTCGGCGTCCCGGTCGAGCGCCTCGCCTCGCTTCCCGGCGAAGGCGCCCAGACGATCCCGCCCGAGCTCCACGGCCCGCTCGCCCAGGCCTTCGGCCTCGCGCTGCGGGGCCACGCACGGGGCGGCCGCCTCCTCAACCTCCGCAAGGGCGAGCTCGCCTTCCGCGGCGACCTCGACTACCTGAAGGGCAAGGTCTCCCGCCTGGCGGCCTTCGCCGCCGTGCTTCTCCTCCTCGCAGGGGCGAGCCTGTGGATGCGGATCCACATCCTGACGAACGAGGAGGAGGCCCTCGACCGCGCCCTGTGCAACCACACGCAGCGGGTGCTCGGGAGCTGCGAGACCGACTTCAACGTGGCGCTGTCCAAGCTCCAGGGCGGCGGCACCAGCGCCTCGAAGATCCCCACCGCGTCGGCGCTGGAGGTCTTCGCCGAGGCCGCGAGCCGGGCGCCCACGGAGATCTCGCTCCGGATCGACGAGGTGGACGCCACGCTCGACATGGTCCGTCTGCGCGGCAGCGTCGACTCCTTCGACGCGGTGGATCAGGTGGTGGCGGAGCTGCGGAAGTCTCGCTGCATCGGTGACGTGAAGCCCGGCCGCATCCAGAAGAATCGCGAAGAGAAGATCGAGTTCACCCTCGACGCCCTCTACGTCTGTGGGCAGAACGCCGACAAGGCAGGTTGA
- the gspM gene encoding type II secretion system protein GspM: MALPFQSAIDKATQSWSSLSLRERRMLALLFSAFVVTVLFMGFASMRKSMAQHDESIAEKRLQLQKVAVLAAGFREAELARTRIESRIRGTPVRLFSYLEDIAKKQSLAIGDMQDRGSDSAGDGIQRSTVEVSFAQIDLKSLINFLNEIEKSPHLVKIEKLRVRHRNDNPDLLDANFTVSTYQLTQS, encoded by the coding sequence ATGGCACTTCCCTTCCAGTCGGCCATCGACAAGGCCACCCAGAGCTGGTCCAGCTTGTCGCTGCGCGAGCGCCGCATGCTCGCCCTGCTCTTCTCCGCCTTCGTCGTCACCGTGCTCTTCATGGGCTTCGCCTCCATGCGCAAGTCCATGGCCCAGCACGACGAGAGCATCGCGGAGAAGCGGCTGCAGCTCCAGAAGGTCGCGGTCCTCGCCGCGGGCTTCCGTGAGGCCGAGCTCGCCCGGACCCGGATCGAGAGCCGGATCCGCGGCACGCCGGTTCGCCTCTTCAGCTATCTCGAAGACATCGCCAAGAAGCAGAGCCTCGCAATCGGAGACATGCAGGATCGCGGCTCCGACTCCGCGGGCGACGGGATCCAGCGCTCGACGGTGGAGGTGAGCTTCGCGCAGATCGACCTGAAGTCGCTGATCAACTTCCTCAACGAGATCGAGAAGAGCCCGCACCTGGTGAAGATCGAGAAGCTCCGCGTGCGCCACCGCAACGACAACCCGGACCTCCTCGACGCGAACTTCACCGTCTCGACCTACCAGCTGACGCAATCATGA
- the gspN gene encoding type II secretion system protein GspN: MIDKLRASPWARRAGYPLFFSVVFYGALYVGLPYDAARDRIVAEARDQLGLKLSIGKVRLAGLTGVTLTDVVIHTGDEPVAATSVVDEAKEREEKEREEKERAAKEHHEKESAADEEAKKKEAELAKTYEGDAQKKELLEKEAKEREAKEKESVEARKQEEAKEVEVVATGGGIHIDSLTLKAELFALLRGKQAFSFDASAWGGRLRGRVDPGETLVIRARASGFDLARSPLKSVSGLDLVGKLATLDLDLTAEKGDFSKADGELLIKGEDLVLNGGEIQHFELPRVVLGTLDGKIAIKEGKADVDSFGLEGQDVAAKVQATLRLSPQILASTINGKVLLKPSDDWWNRNELLKTAANFALPAGSDGWRSVNVYGQLQHVSFRP, translated from the coding sequence GTGATCGACAAACTTCGCGCCTCGCCCTGGGCCCGGCGCGCGGGCTATCCGCTCTTCTTCAGCGTCGTCTTCTACGGCGCCCTTTATGTGGGCCTTCCCTACGACGCCGCACGCGACCGGATCGTGGCGGAGGCGCGGGATCAGCTGGGCCTGAAGCTCTCAATCGGCAAGGTCCGGCTGGCCGGACTCACCGGGGTCACGCTCACCGACGTCGTGATCCACACCGGAGACGAGCCGGTCGCCGCGACCTCGGTGGTCGACGAGGCAAAGGAGCGCGAGGAAAAGGAGCGCGAGGAGAAGGAGCGCGCTGCCAAGGAGCACCACGAGAAGGAGAGCGCGGCCGACGAGGAGGCCAAGAAGAAGGAGGCCGAGCTCGCCAAGACCTACGAGGGCGACGCCCAGAAGAAGGAGCTCCTCGAGAAGGAGGCCAAGGAACGCGAGGCGAAGGAAAAGGAGAGCGTGGAGGCCCGGAAGCAGGAAGAGGCCAAGGAGGTCGAGGTCGTCGCCACCGGCGGCGGAATCCACATCGACTCCCTCACGCTGAAGGCCGAGCTCTTCGCCCTGCTTCGCGGCAAGCAGGCCTTCTCCTTCGACGCCTCGGCCTGGGGTGGACGCCTCCGCGGCCGCGTCGACCCCGGCGAGACGCTCGTGATCCGCGCCCGCGCCAGCGGCTTCGACCTCGCCCGCAGCCCGCTCAAGTCCGTCTCCGGGCTCGACCTCGTCGGAAAGCTGGCCACCCTCGACCTCGACCTCACCGCCGAGAAGGGCGACTTCTCGAAGGCGGATGGCGAGCTGCTCATCAAGGGCGAGGACCTCGTTCTGAACGGCGGCGAGATCCAGCACTTCGAGCTGCCCCGGGTGGTCCTCGGGACCCTCGACGGGAAGATCGCGATCAAGGAGGGCAAGGCCGACGTGGACAGCTTCGGTCTCGAGGGACAGGACGTCGCCGCGAAGGTCCAGGCGACGCTGCGCCTCTCGCCCCAGATCCTCGCGTCCACCATCAACGGGAAGGTGCTCCTCAAGCCCTCCGACGACTGGTGGAACCGGAACGAGCTGCTGAAGACCGCCGCCAACTTCGCACTCCCCGCGGGCAGCGACGGCTGGCGCTCGGTCAACGTCTACGGCCAGCTCCAGCACGTGAGCTTCCGACCCTGA